ACGCGGTCGACCTGAAGGTCCGCACCGAAGGCGGTGACGTGTACTTCGAGGTGACCATGGCCGACGCCTGGGTCTGGGACGTCTACCGGTCGGCCCGGTTCGTCAAGAACGCGAAGGTGGTCACCTTCCGCGACGTCAACATCGAAGAGCTCGCCAAGTCCGACCTGGAAGTCCCCAAGGACTCCGACTTCGGTCGCTGACTTCCGCACCCCGGGCGCGTCTGCGCTCCGGGGTGCGCTTTGCCCTAATCGCTGAGCAGCACTCCGCGTCAGTGGTGGAACAGTCTGCCGGTGGTGTGGGTGAGCGTGATCCCGTACTCCGCGCACGCCTGCGCCACCTCGTCCGACCGGATCGATCCACCCGGCTCGGCGATGTACCGAACCCCGTGCCGCTGTGCGTGATCGACGTTGTCCCGGAACGGCAAGGCTCCGTCGGACACGAAGGCGACGTCATCGAGCTTCTGCAGCCACTCCGCGCGCTCGACTTCTTGCGGCGGCTCGACCAGGTCCAGCTTGAGCCGCTCGATCTCCTGGGTCGTGAGGTCGCCTTCGCACCACCGGATCTGCCAGTTGATCCGCTCCTGCCGCTTCAGGTCGTCCCGGAACACCAGGCCGCGGATCGCCGGATGCCGCCTGAGCCACCAGATGTCGGCCTTCGCTCCGGCCAACCGAGTGCAGTCCACTCGCGACTGCTGCCCGGCACCGATCCCGATCGTCATGCCGCCGCGCACATAGCAAACCGAGTTGGACTGCGTGAACCGCGAGACCGCCATCCCCAACTGGAGATCGTGCACGGCCCCTTGAGACATCTGGTTGGCCACGAGCTGGGGGAGCTGAGATCGCTCCTGGGTCAGGCGTACGCCGTACACCTCACGCGCCTCTTCTCGCGGCGGCACGTACTCCTGGTCAGCCTCGATGACCAAGAATCGCCCCTTCTTCTTCCTGCCGAGCCGCTCGACCGTGCCCGGCTCGTACCCGGGCGCGATGATGCCGTCGCACACGAGCCCGCCCAACACCTCGGCCAGCTCACCATCCACCGGATGCGACACCGCGGCGAAGTCCCCGTACGACGACTTCGGGTCGGCATCCCGGGCGCGAAGGTACGCACTGGTGAGCTCACCGACGCTGCCGCTGTCCACGCCGTACAGTCCAGCGGCAACCTCATCGACAGGTCCCGCAACAGCCGCGCCGGCAGGAGACACGTGCTTGAAGGACGCCGCCGCCGGCTTCCCCAGGCTCTGACTCGCTTCCCGCACCAACTGCCAACTGTTCAACGCATCAAGCAGGTTGATGAACGACGGCTCCCCGTGCACCACTCGCATCGGCCACTCACCAGCCACCACCGGCACCGCACTCGCGTCCTGCCCGGGGTTGATTCCATACCGCAATTCCATGTCGGGGCCTCCTCGTCACCAACCAAGGAAGCGCCCAGGCGGTCGACGCTCACACGGAATCAGGTCGCTCCCCGGTGGTCCTCCACCCTCGCCAGTCACGACTCTCGCGACCCTAACCGATCGGGCTGCGGGCTCAGGGGTGCAGGGTGGGCCGGTAGATGAGTTCTTGGGTGTGGTTGTCGAGGGTGCGTGTCTCGATCAGTTCCAGGTCGAAGGCGGCCGCGTCGTCGAAGATCCGGCCCAAGCCGCTGTGACCGGTGATCACGGGAAAGAGCGTGACCTGTACGCGGTCGACCAGTCCCGCGGCGAGCAGGGCGCGGTTCAGCGTCAGGCTGCCGTGCGAGCGCAGCGGCACGTCGGACTCCTTCTTGAGCCGGGCGATGGCCTCGACGGCGTCACCGTTCAGGATGGTCGCGTCCCAGTCGAGCGGTGCGTCGAGGGTGTTCGACACCACCGTCGTCGGCAGGTTCCGCATCCGGGTGACCCACGGATCCCACACCTCGGAGTCCGCGGAGGCCGAGGCGAGCATCGACGACATTCCCCGGTAGGTGTTGGCTCCGAGAACGAGCCGCTGCTGTTCGCCGTACTGGTTGAAGCGGTGTTCGAGCAGCTCCGGACCCTGCTTGCCGAAGTACCCACCGAATGTCTTGCTGTTGGAGTAGCCGTCGAGGCTGGAAAAGATGTCGAACGTGTAGCTGACACTCATGATGGTGTTTCTCCTGATCTCGGTGGACGCTCTCGTCGGCGCCCTCATCCCCACTACGAACGCCTCAACTTCAATCCGACAAACCGCTCTCCAACTCAGATGGCCACGCGTATCAACAAGTCATCGAACCGCACGTTCGAAGGAACGCAGCCGAGGCCCACCCCGCCGCGCGCTGTCTAATCGAGGGTCACTGTCATTCGCCGGTCGGTGCCTGTGCCGTACTCCGGGTCTCGGCCGGGGACGTGGATCGAGTGCTCGCTGACCTGCGCCCGGTACAGCCGCCACAGCTCCGGTTCACGGAGCTCCGCGGCGTCGAACTGCCTGAGTCCCGGGAACCGTGTCCAGGTCACGGTGTCGAGACAGCTCTCCAACTCCTCGTCCGGGACCACCTCGGCGCGGGCGATCAAATAGACCGCCTGCCCACGCCCGATCTCCGCGGCCGAGTCGAACACCACCATGCTGACCTCTGGCCGCTCGGCGATGTTCCGCGAGTGATGCGACTCGACCGACGACACCCAGTACATCAACGAGTAGCCGTCCGGCGCGAAGTACACCGGCGACACCCGTGGACGCCCGTCCGGATCCACAGTCCCGAGAACCATGTACCGATTGCTGTCGATCAAGTGCTTGGCCAACTCCTCAGATCCCATCCGGAAAGCTAACCGCCCGTCGGTCCACCCTCCACAACCCAGACCCCGACCGCGCCCTCCGTACAGCTCTCTCAGACCCAGGAATTCGAGAAGACCGGGCCGGGTCGAAGCCGGCCCCACCGATCAGCCGTAGCCAGCATCGGCATGAACCCCTACACGAACCCACCGGGGATGTGGTGACCAAGCGGCGCCCAGAGAGCGGCGGTGGTTTGGGATGGACGCCGGCCGGATCGGCATGAACTCCTGCACGAACGTACCGGCGGCAGCAGGGTGATCAAGCGGCGCTCAGGGAGCGGCGGTGGTTGGGGGAGAGGCGCCAGCCGGATCGGCATGAACTACCGATGGCAGCAGGGTGATCAAGTGGCGCTCAGGGAGCGGCGGTGGTGGGGGAGAGACGCCGGCCGGATCGACATGAACTCCTGCACGGACGCAGCGGGGTGTGATGGTCAAGCGGTGCCTAGGGAGCGGCGGTGGTTGGGGGAGAGGCGCCAGCCGGAGTCGAGGTATTCGACGAGGTCTGCGTCGGCGAGGGTTTCTAGGCATTCTTGGACTGTGTCGGTGTCCAGGCCGGCCGTGACGGCGATGCGTTGGGCGGGCGCTGGTCTGAGGACCGGGACCGCGTCGAGCGTGCGTTGGACTTCCAAGTCCAGACCGTCGGTGGGGCCTGCGGGAGCGTGCGGGTATGAGGTGAGCGCGGCGCCGAGTGGCGAGATCGCTTCGAGGATGTCGGCGATGCTCGTGACCAGAACGGCGTTGCGTTCGCGCACGAGGAGGTGCGCGCCTTCGGACATGCGGGAGGTGATCGGCCCGGGGACCGCCAGCACGGCTCGCCCGCACTGCTCGGCCCAGCCGGCGCTGTTCAGTGCGCCGCTTCGTACTGCGGCTTCGACCACCAGAGTCCCGAGGGTGCTTGCTGCGATCAGCCGGTTGCGAGCGAGGAACCGCAACTTGGTGGGCGAGCAACCGGGTGGCAACTCGCTCACGATCAGCCCTTCAGTCGCGATTCGGTCGAAGAGTGCGGTGTTGCGCTTCGGATAGCAGACGTCAACACCGCAGGCGAGTACTGCGATCGTCATCCCGGAGCCGGCGAGTGCGCCGCGGTGAGCAGCAGCATCGATTCCGTACGCGCCGCCTGACACCACAGTCACCTCGTTGTCGGCCAGCCCGGCGGCGAGTTCGGCAGCCGCATGCTCGCCGTACGACGAACAGGCGCGCGATCCGACGATGGCGACGGACTTCGCCAGCGCCTCGCGGAGGTTGCCCGGGCCGCGAACCCAGAGGCCGTACGGAACGCCTCCTCGACGAGATTGCTGTCCGGCATCTGCGAGTACTTCGACCTGCTCCGGCCACTCGTCGTCGCCCGGTATGACGAATCGCCCGCCTACCGCCCGTACGCGCGCGAGATCTCGCTCCGGATCCGTGTTCGCGAGCCGATTGGCCCACCGCTCGACGCGAGGTGCGCCGGTGCGCAGAAGGTCCCAGACCTCACGCGCAGACAGCCCGTCGAACGCCTCCAGCGCCGCCGGATCCCCAGGCTCCACCACTCGCGACAAACCAGCCCGCGCAATCCGCTCCAGATCCCGCGCATCCCCACCCCCCAACCCCGCTGGTCCACCCATCCCACCAACGCGCGTCCGAACGGCAAGGGATGGGGTGTCGGCGGAGGAGGCTGGCGCGCCGGGCGTGCTGGGTTTGTCGGGCGGCGGGGCAGGGGCGAGGGGTGGGGTGTCGGAGGAGAAGGCTGGGGCGTGGGGTGTGCTGGGTTTGTCGGACGGAGGGGTGGGGCCGAGGGGTGCGGTTGGGTGGGTGGAAGCGAGGTCGGTGGGGGCGAGGGGTGCGGTGGGGTTGATCGGGACGAGGTCGGTGGGGGCGACGGGTGCGGTGGGGTCGGTGGAAGGGAGGTCGGTGGGGGCGAGGGGTGCGGTGGGGTTGGTGGGGGCGAGGTCGGTGGGGGCGAGGCTCGGGATGGTCATGTGGTCACCTGATGGGTCGTTGGTCGGACAGTGGGGTGAGGGGTTCGCCGCTGCGGAGTTGATAGGCCTGGTGGGTCAGTTCTGGGGTTGGCTGGGCGATGCCTTCGAGATCGGCCAGGGTCCAGGCGAGGCGGACTACGCGGTCGAAGCCGCGGGCGGTCAGGCGGCCTTCGGTGTAGAGGTTCTCGAGCATCTTCTGGCTGACCGGGTCGAGCTGGAACTGTCGTCGCAGCAGCGGTCCGGGGATCTGGCTGTTCAGGAGCCAGCCGGTCTCGCGGTAGCGGAAGGTCTGACGATCGCGGGCGGCCTGCACCCGCTCGGCGACGACGGCCGTGGACTCCGGCTTCTCGCCGTCCTCACCGCCGCGTGCGGCCGGCAGGATCTGGCGCTGGATGTCGATGCGGTCCTTGATCGGCCCACTGATCCGCTGCCGGTAGCGGTGCAGAACCTGCGGAGTGCAACTGCAGAGCCCGTACGGCGTACCGGATTGGCCGCAGGGGCAGGGGTTGGCTGCGAGCACGAGCATGAACCTGGCCGGGAACTTCGCCACGGCCGCTGCTCGGTGCACCTCGATGAACCCGGACTCCAGCGGCTGCCGCAGAGTGTCCAGCGTCAACGGGTGCATTTCCGGCGCCTCGTCGATGAAGAGAATGCCGCGGTGCGCGCAGCTGATGGCTCCAGGGCGGGGCATGCCCGAGCCGCCGCCGACGAGGCTGGACAGCGAAGCCGTGTGATGCGGTGCGATGAAAGGCGGCCTGACCACGAGCTCGGCGTCGCCGGTGAGAAGCCCTGCCAGTGAGTGCACCGCTGACACCTCGAGCGAGTCGTCTGTGCTGAGGTCAGGCATCAATCCAGCAAGGCGTTCCGCCAGCATCGTCTTGCCCGAACCGGGTGGGCCGTGCAGGTAGAGATGATGCCCGCCAGCCGCGGCTGCTTCGATCGCGCGGCGGCCCTCGTGCTGGCCGAGCACGTCGTCGAGATCCACTTCGGGAACACGGGTCAGTGATTCAGAGAGCAGCCGCGGCTCAGCCCGCGGCGGCTCTTCGTCGGGAATCTCGACACCGCGGAGAATCGCGAGCACCTGGCGCAGCGAACGGACGCCGTACACCGCGATGCCTGGCACCAGCCGCGCCTCGCCGGCGTTCAGCTCCGGGACCACGATGCGCTCGAAGCCGGAACGCGCCGCGGCCAGGGTCATCGCGAGCGCGCCGCGCACCTCGCGGACACGGCCGTCGAGGCCGAGCTCGCCAATCATGGCGGCCTGCCGCAGCCGTTGGCCTTCGACCACACCGGCAGCGGCCAGTAGAGCGCAGGCGATCGCGACGTCGTAATGGGAGCCGGTCTTCGGAAGTGTGGCGGGGGACAGGCCGATGGTCACCTTGCGGTCCGGGAATCGCTCGCCGGAGTTGACGACCGCCGCGCGCACCCGATCTCTTGCCTCCGACAACGAGGTGTCCGGCAGGCCGATCAGGGTCGTCTTCGGCAATCCTTGCGCGATGTCGGCCTCGACCTCGACCAGGTGACCTTCCAGGCCGACCAGGGCGACGGACCACGCCTGGGCGAGCGGCATCAGGCCACGCCCTTGACGTGGTCGATGGTCGGCCGGCCGCCGTGCGGGACGAGGACGGCGACCACGTCGATCCGGATCTGGCCCGGCCGGGTGCCGTGCTGGCTGAGCCAGCGGCCGGCCAGGCTGCGCAGCTTCGCCAGCTTGCGGTAGGTGATCGACTCCAGCGGCGAGCCGTAATTGAGCCCGCGCCGGGTCTTCACCTCGCAGACGACCAGGGTGTCGCCGTCGCGGGCGACGATGTCGATCTCGCCCAGCTCGCAGCGCCAGTTCCGCTCCAGAATGGCGAAACCGGCCGCTGTCAGATGTTTCGCGGCGAGATCCTCGCCGTACTGCCCGATTGCTTGTGTGGCTCGCATCGGTGACCACCTCCGGCTAAGAACATGCCGGGATGGACGCCGATTTCAGCTGCGAGTTCGGACCTGTGGAGAAGTTGTGAGTTCGAGGCTGTGGAGAATCATCAGCCGGTGGCCGCGGAGCCGGTCAGTTGCGCATGTGTTTGCCGCGCGTCGGCTTCGGTGGCGTCCGGATCGCCCGGAGCTCGGAGGTGTCCGAGTCGGTGGGACGGATGGCTTGCAGGCCACCACTGCCCGGATCGGTGTCGCCGATCTCGAAGTCCCAGCTCTCCTCGTTGGCCAGCCGGCTGTGCCAGCGACCGTAGAGACCGTAGACGGCGAGTCCGAACACCATCCAGACGATGAACATCCACCAGGTGCTGGTCTTCAGGTTCAGCATCAGCCACAGTGTCGCGCCGAGTGACAGCAGCGGGACGAGCGGCACCATCGGCACCCGGAAACCGCGCTCGAGGTTCGGCTCGGTCCGCCGGAGCCTGAGCACGCCGACCGCGCAGAAGGCGAAGCAGAACAGGGCACCGATGACGAGCAGCTCTTCGAGGTCGATCACGTTCGGGTACAGCGTGAGGATCACGGCTGCGACGCCCGCGGCACTGGCGGCGCGGGCGGGGGACGAGTAGACGCGGCTGACCCGGCCCAGGCTCTTCGGAAGCAGCCCGTCACGACCCATGTTGAACAGCACCCGGCTCTGCGCGATCAACACCACCATGATCACGGTCATCAGGGCGAGCAAGGCGCCGAGGTTGACCACGTCGGCGGCCCAGCCGATCCCGACCGAGTCCATCGCCTCCGAGACCGGAGCGGGCCCGCCCAGCTGACCGTAGGGCCGCAGACCGACGAGGACGACGGCCATCGCGACGTACAGGATGGTGACGGCGCCGACTCCGAGGAGCATGCCTTGAGGGACCGTCTTGCGCGGGTTGCGCGCGTCCTCCGACGCGGTCGCGATCAGGTCGAAGCCGATGAAGGCGAAGACGATCGAGCTGGCGGCGGTGAAGATGCCCATCACGCCGAACGTGCCGAACGAGGAGTCCACGATCCAGCTGAGCAACGTCGGGCTGGCGGTGGCCTGGGCGGCGCGGCGCATCGGGATGAACGGGTGGTAGTTCGCCCAGTTGATGTGTGTGGCGCCGATGATGACGACCAGGAGAATCACGGCGACCTTGGCCGCCACGACGACGGTCAGCACCCGGGACGACAGCTTCGTGCCGGTGACGATCATCGCCGTCAGCAGCAGCAACAGCAGTGGCGCGACCAGGTTCACTTTGGCGTCGGGGCCGAAGAACTGCGCGAGGCTGTGGGGCAGCGTGACGCCGAAACCGTCCAGGGTCGCCAGGAAGTACGCCGACCAGACTCGGGCCACGATCGCGGCCGCGGTGACGAGTTCGAGTACGAGCGCCCAGCCGACCAGCCAGGCCCACATCTCGCCGAACGTCACATAGCTGAACGTGTAGGCGCTACCGGAAACGGGGATGGTCGAGGACAGTTCGGCGTAGCAGGCGGCCGCGAGCACGCAGACGAGCGCAGCGATCAGGAACGACAAGATCACGGCAGGTCCGGCGACGGTCGCCGCCTCCTTGCCGCTGAGGCTGAAGATGCCGGACCCGATCATCACACCCAGGCCGAGCACGACTAGGTCGCGCCGGCCGAACAGGCGTGGCAGACGGTGCCTCGCATCCTCGACTCGAGTGAACGCCGACTCGACCGGCAGGCGCCGGCCTACGGTCTGTCCGTTCGCTGAGGGGGCCATGGTCAGGGGTGCCTCCGTTGCTACTAGGGCAATCGGGCCGAACAGTAGTCGACCATTGGTCTACGGGCCAGACCTCCTGTGTCTCGACTCCGCGCGGTGGCTTGCGATGCCGGGGCCACTCCCGCATGGTCGAGTCATGGTGCCGGACGATGTCAGCGAAATCCCTGCTCTGTCGGAAGATTTCACTGCGTTACTGGCTGACTACGAACGGCACTTGACGGCGGAAAGAGACCTCAGCGAACACTCGGTGCGAGCGTACCTCGGTGATATCGCGGACCTGCTGGACCATTTGACTCGGCTTGGTCACGATGCTGATCTGAACGGACTCGACATCCGCGGCCTGCGCTCCTGGCTCGCCAAGCAACAGAGTCTGGGCAAGGCACGCAGCACCATGGCGCGCCGTGCGACGGCCGCGCGAGTGTTCACCGCGTGGGCCCAGCGGACCGGGCGCATCCAGACCGACCCTGGTGCGCTGCTGGCCAGCCCCAAGCCACACAGGCCACTGCCCGGTGTGCTCGGCCAGGCCGATACCCGCGCCGTCCTGGACGCAGCGGCCGTCGCAGCCGACGACGGCAGCCCCGTCGGCCTGCGCGACCTGGCCATCATGGAACTGCTCTACGCCACCGGCATCCGAGTCGGAGAACTCTGCGCGCTCGACATCGACGAGGTCGACTCGTCCCGCCGGGTGGTCCGCGTCTTCGGCAAGGGCCGCAAGGAGCGGTCCGTCCCGTACGGCGTACCGGCGGCCGAAGCGCTCGAGACCTGGATCCGGACCGCCCGGCCGAAGTTGGCACAGCCCGGAAGCGGACCGGCTCTCTTTCTCGGTGCGCGGGGTGGACGGATCGATCCACGGACCGTACGTCGGGTCGTCCACGCCCGGATCGGCGCCGTCGACGCGCCGGATCTGTCGCCGCACGGCCTGCGGCACACGGCGGCGACGCACCTGCTCGAAGGGGGAGCCGACCTTCGCAGCGTGCAGGAGTTGCTCGGCCATGCGTCGCTGGCGACCACGCAGGTCTACACCCATGTCTCGGGGGACAGACTGCGACGCGCGTACGAACAAGCCCATCCACGCGCCTGACGACGGCCCCGGATAGGGCAGACTGCGGAGCATGCGGGTTTCGGCGAAGTCTGACTATGCGTTGCGAGCGCTGATCGAGATCACTCAGCGCTGGCTGGCGAGCGACCCCACGGTGGTGTCCGCCGAGGAGCTCAGTCGTGCCCAGGGGATTCCGCACGGTTTCTTGCAGGGCATCCTCGCCGATCTGCGCCGGGCCGGGGTGTTGTCCAGCCAGCGCGGGCAGTCCGGTGGCTGGAAGCTCGCGGTCGATCCGAACAAGATCTCGGTCGCCGATGTGATGAGAGCCGTCGACGGGCCGATCGTGAGCATCTCGGGCGTACGGCCGGAAAGCGTCGACTACAACGAACAAGCGGTCGTCCTGCAGCGGGTGTGGATCGCCGCCCGTGCGAGTCTGCGGGACGTTCTGGAGCACACGACGCTGACAGACCTTGCCAAGGGCAAGCTTCCCGCCGGGGTGGAGCGTCGCTCCCGCGACGAGGACGCCTGGCAGGCGCGGGTTCAGGGCAGCTGAGCCCACAGCGGACGAACGCTTGACGGCGGAGTTCATCGCGGCCGCCCCGGCAGGCATCGGACTCGGTCTGTGGATCTGGAATGGCGTGAGCCGGTCGGAGGGCTTGGAAGGCTCGGGCGGCTCATCAGTGGCGTCTGATCAAGAGGCCGCCGGCCAGCGTGAGCGCCGCTGAGAGGCCCACGACGACCGCGGGTGCCAGTCCGGAGCCGCGCAGCGAGCCAGGCGTGGAGGCATCCCCGGAGCCGCGCCCGGAGTCGTGGTGGAAGCCAGGTTCGGGGTCGCGGTCTGGGCTGAGAACCGGGGGGCTGGTGCGGGGATCGAGGGGGTCGTTGGCCTGTGGCTCGGCGGTGCTGGTTGAGCTGTTGGTGCTGAGGAGGTGTCCGGTCGTGGGGGGTGGCGCGAGGGGGAGTAGGCGCACGGGGCTTGCAGTGAGGAGTGTGAGCGGGTTCAGGTAGGTGGCGGCTCGGCGGAGGCCCCAGTGGAGGCAGGTGCGCGGTGGGCAGTGGGTGCCTGCCGAGGAGAGGGTGCCTAGTTGGTCGCCGGGAGCGACGGTGGCGCCGACGTGGGTTGAGGCGATGACGGGCTCGTAGGTGGTGCGGAGTGGGCCGTTGGTCACCACGACGACGCCGCGGCCGGCCAGCGGACCGGCGTACGTGATGGTGCCTTTGGTGGCTGAGAGGACCGGTTGGCCGGGGGAGCCGGACAGGTCGAGGCCTCGGTGGCCGGGGAGCCAGGGCTTGGCGGGCAGTTCGAAGCCACGCACGATTTCTGGGCGTGGAGTGAGCGGCCAGACGGCGGGCGACGGCTCGGCGCCGGGTGGTGCGGCCGTGGCGGGTGGCGGCAAGGCGAGGGCGAGGGCGACAGCGGCGAAAGCTGAGAGGGTGGCGGCGAGGAGCGCGCCCCGCCGTGCGGCGGCGCGTGACACGGAGGCGGCGGGCAGGTGGGTGCGGCGGGCGGGGGTCTGCTGAGTTGGCTTCATGCTTGGAATGTGCCGCGGAACGGACCACGAACAGCCTGTGGATTGTGGGGCTGTGGACAAGGGGCAGGCCGGTTCGACCTGGGGCCCGGCGTCCCGTAGACTTTTGCTGGCGTCCCACGCGAGTGGGTCGACTACGCACGCCTGCATAACCCCGAACCTCCTAGGTCCCGGCTCGCCGGGTGGAGGGTCGTGGCGGGCGTCAGGCGCGGCGGACCATCCGGTCCGGCGCGGGACAACCGAACATGCTCCGGCTCGAGCGAGCCGGCGCGACAGGAGGAACACCTCATGGCCGTCGTGACCATGAAGCAGCTGCTCGAGAGCGGCGTCCACTTCGGGCACCAGACCCGTCGCTGGAACCCGAAGATGAAGCGATTCATCTTCACCGAGCGCAACGGCATCTACATCATCGACCTGCAGCAGTCGCTGTCGTACATCGACCGCGCCTACGAGTTCGTCCGGAGCACCGTCGCCTCCGGCGGCGCGATCCTGTTCGTCGGCACCAAGAAGCAGGCCCAGGAAGCGATCGCCGAGCAGGCGACCCGGGTCGGCATGCCGTACGTGAACCAGCGCTGGCTGGGCGGCATGCTCACCAACTTCCAGACCGTCAACAAGCGGCTCCAGCGGCTCAAGGAGCTCGAGCTGCTGGACTTCGACGACGTCGCCGCCTCCGGCGTGACGAAGAAGGAGCTGCTGCAGAAGCGTCGCGAGCACGACAAGCTGCTCAAGACCCTCGGCGGTATCCGTGACATGGCCCGCGTTCCGGCCGCCGTCTGGATCGTCGACACCAAGAAGGAGCACCTCGCCGTCGACGAGGCGCGCAAGCTGAAGCTGCCGATCATCGGCATCCTGGACACCAACTGCGACCCGGACGAGGTCGACTTCCCGATCCCGGGCAACGACGACGCGATCCGTTCGGTCGGCCTGCTGACCCGCGTGGTCGCCGACGCCGTCGCCGACGGGCTCATGTCGCGTGGCGGCCAGGGCGCTGCCGCGGCCGGCGAGGAGCTGGGTGCCGAGGAGCCGCTGGCGGCGTGGGAGCGCGAGCTGCTGGAGAGCCAGAACGGCGCCGCCACGGAGGCCAAGGCCGACGAGGCCCCCGCCGCCGAGGCGAAGACCGAGGAGGCTGCGGTCGCCGCGACCGACGAGGTTGCCGACAACGCGCCGGTGGCCGAGTCCGCCGCTGTCGCCGAGACCATCGCCAAGGCCGACGACACGCCGGTCGAGGGCACCGAGGCGCCGAAGACCGAGGCCTGATCGGCCCGTCGCCGCTCGGCGCACCCGCCGGCTCCCGTACTACGGACAGCCGGCCCGGGCACCGGGCGGCGACCAGCCACCGGCGCAGGCCGGTCGGCGAATCCACCAGCTGACGCACCACTGAAGACGAGAGAACGAGGAATGGCGAACTACACCGCCGCTGACGTCAAGAAGCTCCGCGACGCAACGGGCGCGGGCATGATGGATGCGAAGAAGGCCCTCGAGAGCACCGACGGCGACTTCGAGAAGGCGATCGAGGAGCTGCGCATCCACGGTGCGGCCAAGGCCGCCAAGCGTGGCGCCGAGCGTTCCGCGACCAACGGCCTGGTGGCCGCCGCGGAGAACGCGATGGTCCAGCTCAACTGCGAGACCGACTTCGTCGCCAAG
The window above is part of the Kribbella voronezhensis genome. Proteins encoded here:
- a CDS encoding pyridoxamine 5'-phosphate oxidase family protein, translated to MGSEELAKHLIDSNRYMVLGTVDPDGRPRVSPVYFAPDGYSLMYWVSSVESHHSRNIAERPEVSMVVFDSAAEIGRGQAVYLIARAEVVPDEELESCLDTVTWTRFPGLRQFDAAELREPELWRLYRAQVSEHSIHVPGRDPEYGTGTDRRMTVTLD
- a CDS encoding dihydrofolate reductase family protein, coding for MSVSYTFDIFSSLDGYSNSKTFGGYFGKQGPELLEHRFNQYGEQQRLVLGANTYRGMSSMLASASADSEVWDPWVTRMRNLPTTVVSNTLDAPLDWDATILNGDAVEAIARLKKESDVPLRSHGSLTLNRALLAAGLVDRVQVTLFPVITGHSGLGRIFDDAAAFDLELIETRTLDNHTQELIYRPTLHP
- a CDS encoding DUF2469 domain-containing protein, with the translated sequence MSADDLEKYETDMELQLYREYKDVVGIFKYVVETERRFYLCNAVDLKVRTEGGDVYFEVTMADAWVWDVYRSARFVKNAKVVTFRDVNIEELAKSDLEVPKDSDFGR
- the dprA gene encoding DNA-processing protein DprA; translated protein: MVEPGDPAALEAFDGLSAREVWDLLRTGAPRVERWANRLANTDPERDLARVRAVGGRFVIPGDDEWPEQVEVLADAGQQSRRGGVPYGLWVRGPGNLREALAKSVAIVGSRACSSYGEHAAAELAAGLADNEVTVVSGGAYGIDAAAHRGALAGSGMTIAVLACGVDVCYPKRNTALFDRIATEGLIVSELPPGCSPTKLRFLARNRLIAASTLGTLVVEAAVRSGALNSAGWAEQCGRAVLAVPGPITSRMSEGAHLLVRERNAVLVTSIADILEAISPLGAALTSYPHAPAGPTDGLDLEVQRTLDAVPVLRPAPAQRIAVTAGLDTDTVQECLETLADADLVEYLDSGWRLSPNHRRSLGTA
- a CDS encoding tyrosine recombinase XerC; translated protein: MVPDDVSEIPALSEDFTALLADYERHLTAERDLSEHSVRAYLGDIADLLDHLTRLGHDADLNGLDIRGLRSWLAKQQSLGKARSTMARRATAARVFTAWAQRTGRIQTDPGALLASPKPHRPLPGVLGQADTRAVLDAAAVAADDGSPVGLRDLAIMELLYATGIRVGELCALDIDEVDSSRRVVRVFGKGRKERSVPYGVPAAEALETWIRTARPKLAQPGSGPALFLGARGGRIDPRTVRRVVHARIGAVDAPDLSPHGLRHTAATHLLEGGADLRSVQELLGHASLATTQVYTHVSGDRLRRAYEQAHPRA
- a CDS encoding YifB family Mg chelatase-like AAA ATPase, which encodes MPLAQAWSVALVGLEGHLVEVEADIAQGLPKTTLIGLPDTSLSEARDRVRAAVVNSGERFPDRKVTIGLSPATLPKTGSHYDVAIACALLAAAGVVEGQRLRQAAMIGELGLDGRVREVRGALAMTLAAARSGFERIVVPELNAGEARLVPGIAVYGVRSLRQVLAILRGVEIPDEEPPRAEPRLLSESLTRVPEVDLDDVLGQHEGRRAIEAAAAGGHHLYLHGPPGSGKTMLAERLAGLMPDLSTDDSLEVSAVHSLAGLLTGDAELVVRPPFIAPHHTASLSSLVGGGSGMPRPGAISCAHRGILFIDEAPEMHPLTLDTLRQPLESGFIEVHRAAAVAKFPARFMLVLAANPCPCGQSGTPYGLCSCTPQVLHRYRQRISGPIKDRIDIQRQILPAARGGEDGEKPESTAVVAERVQAARDRQTFRYRETGWLLNSQIPGPLLRRQFQLDPVSQKMLENLYTEGRLTARGFDRVVRLAWTLADLEGIAQPTPELTHQAYQLRSGEPLTPLSDQRPIR
- a CDS encoding phosphoribosylaminoimidazolecarboxamide formyltransferase yields the protein MELRYGINPGQDASAVPVVAGEWPMRVVHGEPSFINLLDALNSWQLVREASQSLGKPAAASFKHVSPAGAAVAGPVDEVAAGLYGVDSGSVGELTSAYLRARDADPKSSYGDFAAVSHPVDGELAEVLGGLVCDGIIAPGYEPGTVERLGRKKKGRFLVIEADQEYVPPREEAREVYGVRLTQERSQLPQLVANQMSQGAVHDLQLGMAVSRFTQSNSVCYVRGGMTIGIGAGQQSRVDCTRLAGAKADIWWLRRHPAIRGLVFRDDLKRQERINWQIRWCEGDLTTQEIERLKLDLVEPPQEVERAEWLQKLDDVAFVSDGALPFRDNVDHAQRHGVRYIAEPGGSIRSDEVAQACAEYGITLTHTTGRLFHH
- a CDS encoding APC family permease, encoding MAPSANGQTVGRRLPVESAFTRVEDARHRLPRLFGRRDLVVLGLGVMIGSGIFSLSGKEAATVAGPAVILSFLIAALVCVLAAACYAELSSTIPVSGSAYTFSYVTFGEMWAWLVGWALVLELVTAAAIVARVWSAYFLATLDGFGVTLPHSLAQFFGPDAKVNLVAPLLLLLLTAMIVTGTKLSSRVLTVVVAAKVAVILLVVIIGATHINWANYHPFIPMRRAAQATASPTLLSWIVDSSFGTFGVMGIFTAASSIVFAFIGFDLIATASEDARNPRKTVPQGMLLGVGAVTILYVAMAVVLVGLRPYGQLGGPAPVSEAMDSVGIGWAADVVNLGALLALMTVIMVVLIAQSRVLFNMGRDGLLPKSLGRVSRVYSSPARAASAAGVAAVILTLYPNVIDLEELLVIGALFCFAFCAVGVLRLRRTEPNLERGFRVPMVPLVPLLSLGATLWLMLNLKTSTWWMFIVWMVFGLAVYGLYGRWHSRLANEESWDFEIGDTDPGSGGLQAIRPTDSDTSELRAIRTPPKPTRGKHMRN
- a CDS encoding YraN family protein, with amino-acid sequence MRATQAIGQYGEDLAAKHLTAAGFAILERNWRCELGEIDIVARDGDTLVVCEVKTRRGLNYGSPLESITYRKLAKLRSLAGRWLSQHGTRPGQIRIDVVAVLVPHGGRPTIDHVKGVA